In Pseudomonas hamedanensis, a single window of DNA contains:
- the rpsI gene encoding 30S ribosomal protein S9, with the protein MSATQNYGTGRRKTATARVFLRPGTGNISINNRSLDNFFGRETARMVVRQPLELTETVEKFDIYVTVIGGGVSGQAGAIRHGITRALMDYDETLRGALRKAGFVTRDAREVERKKVGLRKARKRPQYSKR; encoded by the coding sequence ATGTCGGCGACTCAAAATTACGGCACTGGCCGTCGCAAGACCGCAACCGCACGCGTTTTCCTGCGTCCGGGTACTGGTAACATCTCCATCAACAACCGTTCGCTGGATAACTTCTTCGGCCGCGAAACTGCCCGCATGGTAGTTCGTCAGCCGCTGGAGCTGACCGAGACTGTCGAGAAATTCGACATCTACGTCACCGTGATCGGCGGTGGTGTAAGTGGTCAGGCTGGCGCAATCCGCCACGGCATCACTCGCGCTCTGATGGACTACGACGAAACCCTGCGTGGCGCTCTGCGCAAAGCTGGCTTCGTTACCCGCGACGCCCGTGAAGTTGAACGTAAGAAAGTGGGTCTGCGTAAAGCGCGTAAGCGTCCGCAGTACTCGAAGCGTTAA